ACCTGCAAAAATTAGAACTAAAGCTAAgttttgatattaaaattaaGCCTAAACCCCCCTTATTGAATAGATATGTTGAGGTCATTGTTACCATATCTAGAGGGATTCACAACCATGTCATGAAAGAGATCATAGAAGTTTTGATAGACAAAGAAAGATCCTGGAAGAGTTGTGTTGAGAGTGTTTGGTAGATCTTTGAGACGGCTATTGAACATTGAAACCAAATTGAAGCGTCTGTTCCGGAAAGCGTTTCTTCCTTACAACTATACACGCACAATGTATATAATCAACTACAGAACCTTCGTCAAAGCAACAAAACGGTTGACGAGTATGCGTCTGAATTTTTTACGCTTCTATCCAGGAATAATCTTCTCGAGACTCAAGATCAATTGGTGTCAAGGTTCATCGGAGGGTTAAGACAGCAAATACAAAATCATCTATTGTTGTTTAATCCCAATACCGTCTCGGAAGCACATCAACGTGCTGTCCGTATTGAGCAAAATTTGCGCACCACGCAGAACTCTTGGTCATCAACAAATACACGAGCACGATCCACCAGTTCTACGGACACAACTAGCGGATCTAATACAGAATCAGCTGCAAAGGATACTCCAGCAAGGAGTAATGATCAAAATAATGTTGCTGGACCTTCCCGAGTTACTCGACCGGCGACGTTCAAATGCTTTAACTGTGGAGAAATCGGCCATCGGCAGACAAACTGTCCTAAGTGAATCTTCTTATCCAACGAAGATGTTATATATGATGAAGAAATCGTTGATGAACAACCTGAGACCAATCAGGAAGACTTGGTCTCCGGTGATACGGGCCATCTTTTGTTTTTTCGTCGGACGTTGTGTTAAGATTATTGTTATGAtgtattctctctctctcttttgttctcTTGTGTATGATATGGATAAGGAATAAAGGAACTAACGGTATTTCTCGAATCCCAACACGTAGTACTGATTACACGAGAAACGATAAAAGAGTGGATCACATACGATCACTCTGAAGGACACATACGTCTCTTCTCACAACAATCAACATGAGGAAAGTCTGAACTTTATTCTTCTTATTTATAAGCAAAATCTGACTCGCAAAGCCTCCCTCTCATCCCAAGGCTTTGCTCGCTTCTTCCTTTGCGTCTTGCGCGACGTCCCCACTCTCTCAGTTCCATTCTCCCTCATACGCTTTCGGAAATACACTTGCTGCATCGTATCACGTTGATGAGTCCTCAGGTCTCGTCCTTTTACCATCGATTTGTTGCTCACTTTAGTAGCATTATGGCTCCGATTACAGATTGCATTAAACAAAAGCAATTTGTGTGGTCTCTGGAAGCTGACAACGCGTTTACTACTATCAAGAACAAGTTGATGTCAGCCCCTGTTCACGCCTTATCCAACTTCGCTATTCCCTTTGAGCTACATTCTAACGCCTCTAAAACAGGCATTTGTGCCGTCTTGAGTCAACAAGGCAAGCCCATTGCCTTTTATAGTGAGAAAATTGTTGGGGCTTGCGGTTGGTATAGTACGTATGATTGGCGCCATTATCTTTTTCATCGAGAGTTTGTGCTCTTCGCTGACCATGCTGCGTTAAAACACATGGGATCTCAGGATAAAGTATCAGCCATGCATCCTGGTTTGCCTACCTGCAACCATTCACATTCGTCATTAAACACAAAGCTGGTGTTTTGAATAAAGTTGCTGATGCTTTAAGTCGCCGCCAAGGTCTACTGGCGACATTGCATACCACCATTACAGGTTTTTTAGTCCTTCCTGATCTTTACCCTTCTGATATTTTCTTTGGGAAGATTTGGCAAGACGCTCTCGCAGGTCGTACGTCCGACTACTTTGTGTTAGATCAATTTTTGTTCTACGGTGTTCGACTTTGCATTCCTGAATGTAGTCTGCGACTCCATATCAACCGAGAGCTTCACGAAGAAGGTCATGTGGGCAGGGATCGTACTTTGCAACTGGTTTCCACCTCTTATTATTGGCATACGCTACGTCTTAGGGTGAGTGTATTATGTCACTTCATGCATGTGTGAACTGTGTGGTTATGATTTAAGTAAAACGTATTCAAGACTTAGCGGGAATGTTTCATTACGCCCCCTCTATGTAATAATTTAAATGCAGCAAGATATCTCATATCCATCGTTTGGAGTACTTAAATGAAGAGAAAACAATCTTTGTAACCATTGCTTCAAAATCCAGCAATATGTTTTAATCTCACAATAAAGACACTACTTCTCTATAAACTGATAAGCCATAACACGTCACCTATCTCCTATACAAAAGAACTTAGATAGTCTACCTTAAAAGACAGCGCAGCTAGTGGATATTGAACTTAGCTGGTTGACGTTCTGCAAGAAGAACACCACCTGATTCCTTCATCCATGGCTGGTCGACCAAGACTGCTAACTCTCTGCAAATGAGGCTTGCCACTTCGATCTTCACCACACATCACGTTGCAGCAGAAGACAAGATATCTGGTGGAATATTCAAAGCTTGCCCAAGTTTGATGTAAAGCTGGACCCCAAGGAAGTAACAACTTCCCCTCAATTCAATTGCCGCCCTAGAAACCTCATTCTGAAAATGATACTTAAACTGCATACAACAACATTgctcaaaaacataaaataattgaagctttttttttttttttttctaacaagaATCTAAAAACCCCAAAACCAAGTTAAACACTAATGGAGTTGCCTAATGGATGGTTTAACGCAACATCTATCAAAGATATATACAGACTCATTGACTTTCTTGTTGAGTATATCCACTGCAAGAAAGCAGAGAGATCATATACCAACGGAAAGAACTCAACGCCTTCACCACAAACTCTGATCTTATTCCTTAGAATGATCTAAACATTGGACAAAGAGAGGCACTCGAAAGCAAGAGGCTGTGAAGCCAAAAGTCTAATACGGCAAACAAAAAGGAtggaaaaaaaacagagagataaataataataatgataatagGTGGACTACTAGTTGAGTTGCACTAAGCTTGGAACATAATAGCAAGCATGTGAATAACAAAATGGGTACACAGATTCTTTTACAACTTGTTGTTTAAAGGAGCATGATCCATCATCATCCACTCCTCCTCCAAAAAAGATGTAAGCTATTTCACGAGTGGAGGTACCATTACGGCcgtttttatcaaaaaacaCAGCGATTTTTTTCTCCTGGTCAATGAAGAAAGACACAGATCTCATGAAAACCCACCGGTGGGGAATGAGTTGTTGGATATTGGCCGACAAGAAAACCTTGCTGTTCCAGGACAGGGCATTGGGCAGCTCAATCGTATTGGAAACCCAGATCTCCATCTCCAATGTATGCTGGGACTGGAATAAAACCAGAAGCTGCTGCGGAGGATATTCTCCTCCAAcacttgatgatgatgatgatgataaactCAAAGCGTCTCCAGGAAAAGCCTCAAAGGGGAGAGGGAAAGGCAGGGAGAATGTCTCTGTTGAGAAATCAAAACAGATTAAGAAACTAATGGTTGCAAACCAGTAGGTATTTCCCTTCAAAGATAGGCCGCGTTCACCAACATTTATGCACCAGTTCTTGTCGAGATCAAGAATCCTCCATGAATCAGAGTTGAAGTCGTAGATTTTGAACTCAACGAATTTTGGGGGATAATCAACAAATCTCAGGATTTTGTACTGGGAACTAGTATTGTTGTATCCGAGACCATACGTGTACCTGTCCAAACGACCAAAGCGATCCAGTACGTGGTGATTATGTGTGTGCTCGATCCACCTGAGTTGCCCCCGCCCCCAATAGGGATTCCAAACCAATAGCCGGTCTAATTCTTTGGGAATGCAGAACAATAAACCGTCGCAGTGAAAGATTGTACACACATCGATTTGATCTAAGCCAATAAGTTTAGCTTCAGGATTTACAACAACAACTTCATCTTCGTCGGAAAGATTCAATCTCATCAACTGAACCCTATAATCGATCATCATAACCACAAGAGGGTGGTCCTTCTTCTTTGCTAGATGAGCAAGGTGCTTGTTTGCAAATAAGTGATCACATCTCGACAACATGTTCCAACTTTTGCAAGTAGATCGGACAAATCCCAGAGATGTCAACGGAACTCGACATAGCACCTCTTCCTCGATATCCCTTGGAAGATccgacatcttcttcttcttcttgataaatctatttatttaaccccaaaaaaaacttgtcactatatatatatatatatatatatatatatatatatatatattccttcTTGTCCGAACAATTcggaaaacacacaaaaacaaaagcaaCTTACTTCTTGTCCTCGTTCTCGTTCTGTCTTGAGATTACAGATTTCTTCCGCCTCTCCTTATTACGATTCGATTACGATACAAGAAcccaaattaattaattaagagaagaacaaaagaaaaagcagAAACACTCAAGGAACAGGAATCGAATTAAGACAGAAGAACCTAGGAGAGATGAAAAccaaaaggaaaaaggaaaagagtTTGTGATAAAACAACAACCGAACCGAAGACGCGAGGAAGAGGACTAGTTCAAAAGGCTAAACCGACAGAACAAAATAAAGACCCAAATTAGCTCAATCCGGCTGGTTCATGTCCACAAATAATTAGACCTCAAAGCCCAAATACCTTACCTAATTTGGGCCGCTAGATTTTCATATTACCACTCCACTTTGGGaatctatatatctatatatataaagtatagtttaatcccTTCTCCTTGCGCCACGTCCTCTGCCACATAGATAAGTCGAGCTATCTCAGGCCGACACGTGTCACTCATCGTGTGTTGGGCTCCGGTTTTGTTGTTCTGTTCGGCCGAGACGGTTGAATGAACCTTCTAGCCCTAATTGATCGATCGTAGATCTGCATTCCGTCTCTCCATTCCTGTGGCAGCAACGCATGACGCCTGCGGTTCTTTCCTCTGACTGAAACGGACGGAGTTATAACTTTGTATCTCCTATGTGGGGTGGATTTGTATAAATATGTGAGTTTACCCTAgtctttttataatataaacctATAAATCTAGTTCTACCACAAGGAAACAAACATGAACAATATAAACACAGTATAGTCCTGTGTGTCAAGCCGTAGCCCATCAAGCATTTTAATGAATGTGTCTTTGACTTCTAAATCCCATATATGCATGTAAATTTGTAAAGGACACGAggaaagattttgtttttttattgatagataCAAAAGAGATAATTTCTTAGCCTAAAAACTAAGACAAACCGTCACTTTGATCATAGACAAAGATCAAAGACGGCAAAACATAAtggaatacaaaaaaaaaaagagagatagaaATGAGAAAAGAATTAAATATAGATTAGAAGATGTTAATTAATATAAGAGCTGAAGTAGTTGAAACCATGAGGCAGAGAGTCGGAAACCGAAGGCATTCTACTGAACATTGGGCTGTGAACATACTCACCCTCGAAATAGTTAGCGGAGGAGTAGTCTTCCACGTCCACTGTTGTTGGCTGTAACAAGAACTTGACAAGTCACTCGGCAGAGGAGACAGCTCGTAGCTGCTGTTAGAATAACAAGAAGGAGAACCACCAAACATGTAACTACTATTGTCCACTTGATCAGACTGAGACCGCAGCGTTTGTGAATCTGTGGATGAATCTTGGTTAAACATCATCATGTAATCGACATGATCGTCTGGACAAGTAGGAGCAGGAGGGGAggtagaggaggaggaggatcgtCGGGAGAAACAATGAAGGTGACGGAGGAGGAATGAGGCATGTCTGAGTAGACAAAGTTGGTTCGGGCACTAGTGACACGCATGGACCGAGCAGCTCTATCGTAAGCCAGGGCAGCTTCCTCGGCTGTATCAAAAGTTCTAAACTGTTGTTGAGTCTCTTATCTCAGCTGCGTATCTTCCCCAAGGCCTCTTTCTTACCCCAAGAAACCTTGTACTGacctcttcttgcttcttcttgGTCTTGGATGTGTTCATCGTTCTGTATCCGGTTTATATTCTTGATATCCGATTTAGATTATTTATTCTagttgaaagagaagaaaaatgagGGAATGAATGTGAGTTGGTATCCTTTTGAGAacccttttatatatatatatatatatattttattttttttggctcAACTTCAACATTAATTTCACAAAGCATTGGTACAAAGACTTAATCCCACTTGAGATTATACCACATAATACAATGAAGCAGTCTAGTTCCACTCTGAATCACTAAGTTGGATCCAACGTAACCTAACGTGCATCATGTATTTTTCAACCACAATGGGATGAATTCACTCCATGAAACGAAGTGAACCATCCCTTTAACCTCCTAAAATTCAACCTCAAATACAAGACAAAACTCAACACAAATGACCTGAAACCAATTCAGGATTATCATTCCTTGTCCTAGCTATTAGCATCCATAGAAAAAGCTTGAAGTCCTTGTACTAACTGGCCGACACCCAGAGGCGCGTTCCCAAATTGATCCGAGTCCGTTGGGTCTCGCTGTCTCAACTCTCAGCCGTAAAACCAGACATGGTGACCGGACTGAAAAGCGGGCTTCAGAAGCTTAAACACGTACCGTTCAACAAACTCATCGCTTCGGGTGGTGTAGAGCTTGTACCGCCAGATCTGAGACAGAACTTCAAATTCCGGCGCCGGGATGTAGATCTCCACCACGTACATCGATAGGGTTCACGTCTCCGGTTGACTACGCCATCGTCGTAAAGACCCCGTACATGTTGACTCTGAGAACGGAGAACAACCCACCTTCTGCTGACCATTGATTCTCTCCTCTAGAAGTCACACCGCCGCATAGGGAATGAGTTCCGCGCTGGAGGAGGAGAAAAACGAGTTAAGGAAATGGCATTAGGTGGAGATCATGTTTGCAACATGTGGTATCTCTTTCTACAACAAAGGCAGAGTACATGGCGCTTGTATACGCAGTTAAGGAGGCAATTTGGCTGAGAGGCTTGTCTGAGGAGATGGGTTTCGAACAATTTTCAGTGAAGATCTAGTGTGATTCGCAGAGTGCGATTGTGTTTGCCAAGAACAACATTCACCACGAACGGACTAAACACGTCAGCAGGAAACTCCACTTCATCAGAGATATCATTGAGAAAGGGGAAGTGATCGTTGAGAAGATACACACTTCGAAGAACCCTACAGACATATTACCAAAGTCGTTCATGTGATGAGGTTTGAAGCGGCTCTCAAAGTTCTCAGAGTGGCCAACCACTAAGTTTGGCATTGCCTGGCAAGTACATGAGTTGGCAACATGATAGCTGCAGATAGAGCTGATTAGTCATCAAGGTTGAGATTGTTACGTTGGTGATGAAGAATCAGCCATATTGGAGCATTAAACCAAGTCGAGATTGACAATTGGGTTATATTGCGTTGGGTTAACGCCTGGTTAATATTACTCAATGGTTTAATGTTATTAAATCGGTTATCAAGTTGTAGCAGACTTTGCTTATTATAAAAGCAAAGCTCGTGTGTTGTTGTAACCTAATCGAAATATAAGAGGAATGTATATTGTATTAGGGTTACAAACTTTAGGTCGTAGCCATCGCGTGATCTTAAAGAGTTAGCGATTTGCCTTGCCAGGCCCCAGAGATGTAGCCACATCGGTGAACTCTGAGTAATCAATTAATCTATGTGTGTACTCTTGTTCTTACTTCCGTTCTCATTCAATTCGTGCGTACTTGTGTTCCTAAGTGTTCTCGTGAGAGTCGCGTCGCGAATTTTGCAACGTCGATTTGAGGTTGAACAGCTTTGTGGTTCATATCGAACATCAAACGAACTTTAAAcctaacaagtggtatcaggtGGTTGATTCAAGGTTGCTGAGTTTGGATTGCTTGGTATTTTCATCTCAACCCGACTGGTAATGAATTTATATTGTGATGGTTTATATTTTCATCTCAACCCAACTGGTACTGAATTGAAAAATTGTTTATGTGAAATTTACAAAACAGTAACTTTTGTCGACTGACATAAACCCTCTAATTGCATaataaaagagaacaaaaaactACTATTGAATGAATATGAGTTGGTCAAACAAAAGGGCAAACAAACTCGTTCCATTTACGGATGAATATGAGAGGTCCTAAGGAACTATCATGTGGAGGCATACTTAGGT
The window above is part of the Brassica napus cultivar Da-Ae chromosome C3, Da-Ae, whole genome shotgun sequence genome. Proteins encoded here:
- the LOC106441469 gene encoding putative F-box protein At3g24580 isoform X2 gives rise to the protein MSDLPRDIEEEVLCRVPLTSLGFVRSTCKSWNMLSRCDHLFANKHLAHLAKKKDHPLVVMMIDYRVQLMRLNLSDEDEVVVVNPEAKLIGLDQIDVCTIFHCDGLLFCIPKELDRLLVWNPYWGRGQLRWIEHTHNHHVLDRFGRLDRYTYGLGYNNTSSQYKILRFVDYPPKFVEFKIYDFNSDSWRILDLDKNWCINVGERGLSLKGNTYWFATISFLICFDFSTETFSLPFPLPFEAFPGDALSLSSSSSSSVGGEYPPQQLLVLFQSQHTLEMEIWVSNTIELPNALSWNSKLSATQLVVHLLSLLLFISLFFFHPFCLPY
- the LOC106441469 gene encoding putative F-box protein At3g24580 isoform X1, coding for MSDLPRDIEEEVLCRVPLTSLGFVRSTCKSWNMLSRCDHLFANKHLAHLAKKKDHPLVVMMIDYRVQLMRLNLSDEDEVVVVNPEAKLIGLDQIDVCTIFHCDGLLFCIPKELDRLLVWNPYWGRGQLRWIEHTHNHHVLDRFGRLDRYTYGLGYNNTSSQYKILRFVDYPPKFVEFKIYDFNSDSWRILDLDKNWCINVGERGLSLKGNTYWFATISFLICFDFSTETFSLPFPLPFEAFPGDALSLSSSSSSSVGGEYPPQQLLVLFQSQHTLEMEIWVSNTIELPNALSWNSKVFLSANIQQLIPHRWVFMRSVSFFIDQEKKIAVFFDKNGRNGTSTREIAYIFFGGGVDDDGSCSFKQQVVKESVYPFCYSHACYYVPSLVQLN